aaatcattttcatcaatATATTGTGCAGTGCATCTGCAATAAAAgacaataaaattatgcaatgataatattttgtttttttagttCATGCAtgtgaataatatataaagaaagaaGTATGTCCGTAAAGTTAAAATTCTTATTAACATATGTTCATATAAGTTTTCAAGCATAGTAAGAGTCCATGAATAATCCTTACTTAGAATGGTAATAGTGAGATGCTTTGCAATATACAATAATTAGAACAATaatgtttaaaataatttcgtgaattttcattttatatttacaaccgtattttaatatattctaatatttatattacgAAAAGCAATGCctttaatgatatatatttatcgatttcaaatttattatctaaattcatttatatatctcATCAAGCattgcatttttttgaaaatataagcaTACTATTTCCCCCTTTTTATGCTAATATATAGTTATAGAAAAAGCATATTTAGctttcattaaaaaaaaatatatatatttaatataagtTTCATACCTACAAtgtgtaatatataatttggtTGCTAGGAACAAAACAAATAGCAAACAgcacataaaataatttgagGTTAATTTGCAGTAAtgtgtttattattttcatattttgataattaaattatcacACTAAACAAGTTTAATATAAAcgttataatatttttattttttttaaattaaattttttattattaggtgtgtgtgtatatttattgattTGAGCTTATTTTAGGCATAATTTCATAATTACACATATCGAGAaagagaaataaatattgtgAGTGAAATttcctttatttttcattggtgccattaaattaattttttttattaatattatttaaaattattttatgaattagCATATCATATATTCTCAAATTTACTATATTCGACAATTTAGCCTTTAATAACCACATCTGTGTGTATCCCAGATAATTGTAGGAAAATTAATTACtgtaataaaacaattataacgctcatataattttaaaactccttataattaaaatatattgtgtaaaataaaattgtaaattaAAACTATGACATtcttaaataaaaagtaaatattaaaattaaagcaTTAATGATTGATAAATAGGATTCTCTATTATTGATGTAACGCATCTTAAATATATGCTAAAAATGATAGCATTACAttttaatgtatatataattcctAAATTAGCcatttaaacaaaataaaaaatgcatggaacaaatataaaattattttaattatatacatttaattCTAAAAACAAAGacttaaatataaaagtttaaaaataaagctataaatgtatatgaTGTACAACAACATCAAgagatatatattaaaagagCTTAAGGAcgaatatattatgaaccaataatacatatatgtatttatgaCTGAATAATCATAAAGatcatattaaaaaatttgatattTCGTGCATCACTAAAagcaataaaaaaggaaacaaaaacataaattaaGTTAAACTAAAAATGAGTTTAGAAATACCTATATTtcattctttttatataatatatattcttcttAAAGGAATGTACTATCACTTACGATAGCGCTAACATAAAATgttttcataatatataaatgtcttttttttcaaagaATCCCCATTTTCAcaaaagtatttttttagggGTCTATAAATGATTGTTTTTGAATACAAGGGAATAAAAGTTTGATATAGCACcacattaaatatttttcttaatagctttattatatattttaattgttatatcttttattatttttaaagaacGCGTTAGACAATAATAGCTATGTCAAGCGCTGTAAGATCCTTTTCTGTTCactaattaataatatttgttatttGCAATAAAATACgtttcattaaattttcaGCGTTTcttaatgcatatatagaTGTAATTAGCTTAATATAATGGtaaataacaaataaatattgcccactaaataaataataataatggtatcgattaaatatataaacaaacaGCCAATAaagtaatattataatgaactaaaagtaaaataatgtaatatTGTTATGACAATATTGTTATaactataaaatattagtgTAACAGTTATACATATAACctaaatgaattattttattactttatatatatactgtACGTATACCTATTTAGACTGAATTATTTcctgttttttatttatttcattttttaaacctagtatataatttatttactaATTTAAAgtatgtttttaaattacaaactaataaaaaatatatataatgcataCAACACATAAACTTTCGTATTTTTTGTGCTTGCATATATTGGGAGTATTTTTAGGtaatcattatttaaaagaatataaaaatatataagaaaaaagtaaaaaatattaacagtTTAATGTTTAATGGATCTGATAGATAAAAATCAGCAAccaaaaaattttacaaagaaacaaaaattacaaaaaatatttttttagtaattAAGTAATTATATATCCCTGCTGCACAAAGTTGCACAcatgataattttataaaatattgtaattttataattgaatttatttaattattttaatattctcCGAATTTATCTATTAAAATGCCTCAATATGGAAATTAGAATTtgattgaaaaaatatattcaagATGCATCTATCaccatttaaatttatttactagtcataaaataagaattaattttttgaatcaTAGATATATTAATGTTACTTACACAAATTAGAAACATGGCTCTTTAACATAAACATCGAAAACCGaaggaaaataaagatactTATAACAGCAATATCATGACTTACGGATGCATGATTTACCCAATACCTATTTGTTACATAGAATTGCACATATCGCAGAAAAcctaattaaaataaaatcctTATGTAATATCTCTACCTTAAAATTAAAGGCttaataatacataaaattgactttatttttttatgtgatCAAATTGCAATTTATTATCACATTGCATAATAAATGTGTTTTAAGTATGATTGTCATAAAAACGTTCcagtttttattattcactCAGTAAATCATAAATGTAATGCGATctgttaatatttataatgaatAACACTCTATATTATCgtgaaaaaattacatatatataatataatatacattatatacaaacaCTTTATTCtcacaaaatattttatgaacttgtaaaattttaaatatgcaaTTAGAACTAAATGCTAAggtatgaaaaataaatttctaAAAGTCTTTgtgcatatgtatatatttgtaattttttataattataaaaaaatgttaaaataaatcaaccaatataatacaatacaatttaaaaggcgccattttatatacaaatgaaTTTGAGAAATTCAGCtgtgtatttttataacatttattccattatatatagttggaaataaaatagctaATTATGATAATTCATCTGGTTcggatatatatattagttGAATTGGTCACATATACCTTAAActtaaaatgtattatattttatgttgcGGATTTATTAGTTTTTTTCAGCATCAGTAACTTTGTCGATTATATCAGAAACTACTTCTTCAACATCTTTGATGGTTTCATTAGATTCTTCAGAATCATCTGCGTCTTCATTGGTAGATGCATCACCTTCTTCACCCTCCTTTTCGGGTTTTGCTTTGTTCTTTGTGTACATACCATAACCTAATGCGCTTGCAATTGCTATTGCTGCCATTGTTGATATTGCTGTAATTAACAATGGTTTAGCgctgcttttttttttatttattttgtcatCAATTTTTGCTATATccttattatcatttttttctggAGCTGGTGGATTGTTAATTTTTGGACTTACAGCTGGTCCTTGTGCGCTTTCAGCCGAGCTAGCACTTACGGCTGGGCTAGCAACATTTGGAACTTTAGGATTGGCGGCATTTGCATCACATAATGAAGGTGATGGTAAAAAACAAACGGAAAGGAGAAAaaccaaaaaaatagcaCTTACTTTTGGgactttcattttttaattggaAAAAggattaaaatatattatttcaattctttaatatgattaaaaatgtttaatggtaataataataaataccataaattatgttaaaggtaaaatatagttaaattttaaaaaataaataaaatatgataaaagcctaaaaatatttaatataagatgctaatttatttattataaataatttatgaaaaaattttatgttttttcaaagatattaattttataaaaaaattaaaatatgcattaactttttttttaataatatattaatattttttttattgcttTTGAGTTCTTTggacattattttttttttcatagtAAAAATTTTAGTTATATTACTTTATTATCATCTAAAATAGCTTGCTATATTTGGAAACTATTCTTATAAAAGTTATATGAAAAGGATTGGAAGGGGtgaattttaaataaaaaattaatttttttctatatataaacgAAGTGcagtataattattatatcttAACGACACTTTACCTTAATATAAATTGctttgttttatttcagccaatatttattaattgaCGTATTGccaattattaaattgttGAGAAAAAAGAGAACGAACTaacttaaattatttatagcaTTTTTCGCTACTATTAAAGCGTCCCAAAACTATTTGAAAAGTATTGCTTTCAAAAATAGcgtcatcatttttatattatcaacatattttaaataatattttaatatataactaaACTAAAACTactattttgtattttactTATAACTTTtcttaaaatattctttaaaaaaattactaaTATATTAGGAAATTTGATAGCATTACTCATTGCACCCCCTCCTTATTAGCGATGTTTTTTGCATGCATAACccttaaatatttttattcaaagtaatataaaatattaacattCCATTttccttctttttttaaataatttggtTCATAACCTAAAGTTAGCTTAgctttaatattaattttagtatttataattttttccaagctataaatattattatatatattttatatatatcaaattttAGCTACAAAGGGTGCTAATaatacttatttattttaggatattatataaatatattttatattaattacaAACTTTTGATATATGAGAAAGAGAtgtattatgtatatttaagggtatatgataattttgCATGAAAACAcatatttgaatttttaactcattataaataaaataaataatattacacataatataatatattatttgtttaaaacATCTTTCTTCAACTTTCTAGGCACTAATTAGTTTTAAAactaaagaaataattgcAATTTTGtgatatttaaaaattaataatatccaataatttttttttaattataaattttttattttaattcctTTATCTAAGTTGAAGTAATGCATAAAAATCAAATCCAAACAGCTGAATGCTATGTAAATAGAACAcgttattataaataatgtcgagcaaaaaacatgaaaacatataatacaacttaattatatcatattgtatatatgcattatcAATATGgcaacataaaaatatacttttaGTACCCTTAAAATTACTAACACAATTGAAAAGAgtcaatattatatatttgaatagtacaaatataaaacttgtttgcatttataaataaccTATTTTagattacatttttattttaaaagttatattttgacatataaatgtatatataagcaATTTGCATTAACACTTATACCTtgaattatgtaaaaaaataatgggtgaatattttcaaattgcCTACATCCctaaaaacataataaattataatacaatttttcTTATAAGAATCCAATGACTTATAGTTCACACACTTCTACTATATACCCCATAAAATTTGCAAAAACTCTGTTCCACTTATAGcattaataatagtaataattaCTAAAATTAGTATACTTAAAAAACGCGCACATGATATATAGGGGAGTATTTAaactatataaaataaacattatatgtatacattattattattatgcatCATGGAAGCATGGTACCTGGTTTTACACCTTCATAACTATAtaagtatttattttattttgtggtagatttatattaataatgagTAATGTATATCCTCATATCggatatattaatttactATATTTGAGGTTTAAGATTGCTActttaaatatgataatgtaacatcttttaattttagtgtttctaatattaaaaatttaatgctaataaaataccaataaaaatgaatgtatgcgtgtgcatatatacaaGTATAATgaacataaatttttatgtgaATAAGTTGATATAAGAGCTATATTTATAGTTTTTACTAATTATAcataagaataaaaaattcttatgtgaggaaaaaataataatttttttatgctttCATCAATATAGacacttaaaaaaaatataactaaatataatactttAATGGCATGATGCATCTATATAAAACTAAACATAATCTATAATTTTAAGTAATGTAATATGCttacaaaatttaaacaaGTACATTACTCATACCCATccatgtatattatatcattCTTATTTTAGTTTTATCCGAAGTACTTTATCctgattttatttatttccattgattactttttatatttatagtatAAGTACCATTATTTacttaaaatttgtttagGGAATCATAGGtttcttaatttttttttatataatatagaatgctttcataaaaaataaaatatattattttaaaacaaattttttcGAATCAAATCTGTGTTTATCCATACattctttcatttttttaaactgcAAATACCAACCCTCTTTATAGACAGTTATTATCTtcataacaatttttattattagttATATTTAAAGTAATTTTTGTCTAATAATTGCATCTCAAAAATAGCACACCTATCTATTTAGGTAAAGGCATAGCAATAAGTgctaatttttatttatataatgaaaaacaaattttattattatttctttcttccataaaaatattatataaatacttCAACTGCATTTCTTTCTCACACCAAATTACTGTATAATACGTAAATTCACAAGAAAACGATTTTATGATaatcaaatttatatatcgattaattatttactttaaaaaacatttgAAAGCGCATAATAAAACACTTAATATAAGGCTACAagcataatataaaaaaggggATAATCATGTAAAGTCTATTCAAGATACACTACCCAGTAATAAACATCattagtaaaaatatttatgtaatgtaaattattattgaaatatatatacaatgaTAGTTAAATTATGGTTAAATTGCCTATATACGTCTGTTTCCGATGATTCACGATTTTCTAGATATAAACATTTGATCTTACgaatttttgaatatttatactcAGTTGTCtgctaataatatattatattccattttataatttgtttatatttcgCCTTTATTAAATTCCATATCaatgaaattatataaaggactttcattttattttttaactaaCATATTGCATTTTATACAGTTGCAAAGCGGTATATTTGTCCTTTTCATGATTTCAATATCTGTAATATACATTCAATTCATTTTATAcacattattttcaataacctattaatgcatatacacataaatagtactttataatttatattacaatgagtattattaataatgcatatcaaatattatgtattttttcatttatagaTTAAACCAATGACACACTTTTGTAAGTTGCGATACATGCGTTTTCCttctatattaattataaatatatttttatttgtatatttttttttaaatgcaCATACcaaagtaaaatattttttcaatgtACTATTGACTCGGGTACTATACTATTTagacaaataaattttatgtagGAAGTAATTACTTTTACTGTTCCATGCAATCATAGCATAAGCTTTAAAGccaaacaaaaataaatgaatattagt
This genomic stretch from Plasmodium vinckei vinckei genome assembly, chromosome: PVVCY_02 harbors:
- a CDS encoding early transcribed membrane protein — encoded protein: MKVPKVSAIFLVFLLSVCFLPSPSLCDANAANPKVPNVASPAVSASSAESAQGPAVSPKINNPPAPEKNDNKDIAKIDDKINKKKSSAKPLLITAISTMAAIAIASALGYGMYTKNKAKPEKEGEEGDASTNEDADDSEESNETIKDVEEVVSDIIDKVTDAEKN